The Muricauda sp. SCSIO 65647 genome includes a region encoding these proteins:
- a CDS encoding GyrI-like domain-containing protein yields the protein MKKIVYGALVLIFAALVWYLFIKPSDYTIRFTANTFPGAINQTLKLWDKDLDTVVKLKQDGDLYHLEQKIRFGDSIHRYRWSIKPINDSTSKVVVNIKDENHSLANKLNVPFSDTDFEKRGRATVRDFMETLQEHKEKFKVKVVGEDEMPTKYVAYIPLKATQPKKAGRMMKNFSYLMGELMDRGVKFDGFPLVEVTKWNQDNDSIHFNFGRPIIRSEKLPMGTDIQYKRIFKKKALKAEYYGNYITSDRAWYALLDYAEKNDIPIEPTPIEVFHNNPSSDGNELKWKAEIYLPIKEDVK from the coding sequence ATGAAAAAAATAGTGTATGGTGCCCTTGTCTTGATATTTGCGGCACTTGTATGGTATTTGTTCATTAAACCTTCAGATTATACAATTCGATTCACCGCAAACACCTTTCCCGGAGCCATAAATCAAACTTTGAAACTATGGGATAAGGATTTAGACACGGTGGTTAAGTTAAAACAGGATGGAGATCTCTATCATCTAGAACAAAAAATACGCTTCGGTGATTCTATACATCGATATCGATGGTCAATAAAGCCCATTAACGACTCCACTTCTAAAGTGGTGGTGAACATCAAAGATGAAAACCACAGCTTGGCGAACAAATTGAATGTTCCCTTTTCTGATACCGATTTTGAAAAAAGGGGAAGAGCTACCGTAAGAGATTTCATGGAAACCCTTCAAGAACACAAAGAAAAGTTTAAAGTGAAAGTGGTTGGTGAAGATGAAATGCCGACCAAATATGTGGCCTATATACCGCTCAAGGCCACACAACCTAAAAAGGCCGGTCGCATGATGAAAAATTTTAGTTATCTAATGGGCGAGCTTATGGACAGGGGCGTTAAATTCGATGGCTTTCCTCTAGTGGAAGTCACCAAGTGGAACCAAGACAATGATAGTATTCATTTTAATTTCGGACGGCCCATCATCCGTTCAGAAAAACTACCGATGGGAACGGATATCCAATACAAAAGAATTTTTAAGAAAAAAGCGCTAAAGGCTGAATATTACGGTAATTACATTACCTCTGACCGTGCATGGTACGCCCTATTGGATTATGCCGAGAAGAACGATATACCCATTGAACCGACCCCAATAGAGGTGTTTCACAATAACCCCAGTTCAGATGGCAATGAACTTAAGTGGAAAGCTGAAATATACCTGCCAATCAAAGAAGATGTCAAGTAA
- a CDS encoding vanadium-dependent haloperoxidase, translated as MKNRGILMFLLLVLLVACTKNESIEISPEDYHASVDKVTEVMVHDIFSPPVASRIFAYPNIAAYEILVQENSGHNSLAGQLRELTPIPTPVESADVDTKLAALIAHIDVSRRLIFSEDKIKVFRDSLYTEWEEKNPKVFQASKDYALQVAEHIVAWMDGDNYKQTRTMPKFTVDSDNPSRWQPTPPAYMNGIEPHWNKIRPFVIDSASQFKPAGPPPFSMEEDSDFYKEVKEVYDISNEITAKGDESEEVAIAQFWDCNPYVSVTRGHLMFATKKITPGAHWIGITKIASRQTDADFAKTVYAYTKTSIAIADAFISCWDEKYRSNLIRPETLINEHIDDSWEPVLQTPPFPEYTSGHSVVSGAAAVALTDIFGENFAFDDDTEVPYGLPVRSFKSFRQAADEAAISRMYGGIHYRAAVEIGVKQGRDLGKFIVENLNMHN; from the coding sequence ATGAAAAATAGAGGGATCTTAATGTTTTTGTTGCTTGTTCTTCTTGTCGCATGCACTAAAAATGAATCTATTGAAATTTCGCCTGAAGATTACCATGCTTCGGTCGATAAGGTCACTGAAGTTATGGTGCATGATATTTTCTCACCACCTGTGGCCAGCAGAATCTTTGCATACCCCAATATCGCGGCCTATGAGATTCTAGTCCAAGAGAATAGTGGGCATAATTCACTGGCGGGTCAGTTAAGGGAGCTTACCCCCATTCCAACACCTGTCGAGTCTGCTGATGTTGATACCAAACTGGCGGCTTTGATAGCCCATATCGACGTTAGTCGAAGATTGATATTTTCTGAAGATAAGATCAAGGTATTTCGTGATAGTCTTTATACGGAATGGGAAGAGAAAAACCCTAAAGTATTTCAGGCTTCAAAAGACTATGCCCTACAAGTGGCCGAACACATTGTAGCATGGATGGATGGTGACAATTACAAACAAACCCGTACCATGCCCAAGTTTACGGTAGACTCTGACAACCCATCAAGATGGCAGCCCACCCCGCCGGCCTATATGAATGGTATTGAGCCCCATTGGAACAAAATCAGGCCCTTTGTCATTGATTCCGCATCACAGTTCAAACCGGCCGGGCCCCCACCCTTTTCCATGGAAGAAGATTCTGACTTCTACAAAGAGGTCAAAGAAGTATATGATATCAGCAACGAAATAACTGCCAAGGGCGATGAATCAGAAGAAGTTGCAATCGCCCAGTTTTGGGACTGTAATCCCTATGTTTCGGTTACTCGTGGGCATCTTATGTTCGCCACCAAAAAAATCACCCCTGGTGCACATTGGATAGGCATTACCAAAATTGCCAGCAGGCAAACCGATGCAGACTTTGCCAAAACGGTATACGCGTACACCAAAACGTCAATTGCTATTGCCGATGCCTTTATAAGCTGTTGGGATGAGAAATACCGCAGTAATCTCATACGACCCGAAACACTTATCAACGAACATATTGATGATAGTTGGGAGCCTGTTTTGCAGACCCCCCCTTTTCCCGAATATACCAGTGGCCATAGTGTCGTTTCTGGCGCCGCTGCAGTAGCGTTGACCGATATATTCGGCGAAAACTTCGCCTTTGATGATGATACCGAAGTACCCTACGGTTTGCCTGTTAGGTCGTTCAAATCATTCAGGCAAGCAGCAGATGAGGCCGCTATCAGCAGAATGTATGGGGGCATCCATTATCGGGCCGCCGTTGAAATAGGCGTCAAACAAGGTCGTGACCTAGGAAAATTTATAGTCGAAAACTTAAATATGCATAACTAA
- a CDS encoding VCBS repeat-containing protein, translating to MSKQLTYIVCLVLVFGCKKGGELFENPSSKKTGITFSNTLTESDDLNILDYLYFYNGGGVAVGDINNDGLIDVFFSGNQIKNKLYLNKGNLEFEDISGQAGIQGNSSWNTGSVMGDVNGDGLLDIYVCAMVGINGFRGHNELYINNGDLTFTEKSSLYGLDFDSYSSSAAFLDFDLDGDLDLYLLNHAVHTSESYGKAELRLQRNYETGDKLLRNDNGKFVDISEKAGIYGGVNGYGLGVAISDFNQDGYPDIYIGNDFHEDDYYYLNNGDGTFTESLKQYFGHTSRFSMGNDVADVNHDGLPDLISLDMLPENEVTLKSSEGDDNIQIQKLRVERYGYHYQFTRNMLYINQPDGNFLETAMMSGLAATDWSWSALFSDFDQDGQQDLFISNGIPKRPNDLDYIKFLSSDQIRNKINNTKLVDQKALDMMPSGAVHNYVFKGKENLRFENKSNRWIRPDTLISGATAWGDLDNDGDIDLITNNLNALATLYINQTDDKSNYLKLRFNYKDKNPFGIGTKVISYHNDKLQFKELYTCRGFQASSEPIIHFGYGKSERIDSLKIIWPDKTYQVLKDVTVNQTLDISPNNTMAFDYKTLQPKKQQLFTKVEGNLGIDFEHVEDSYIDFNREKLIPYKLSDRGPAVAVGDLNGDGDDDIYFGGSKFMPAKIYIAQDSVFAEKRWPEMVQDSIQEIIDAEIADFNDDDRNDIFLSTGGGDFYGSSPVLLDAYFVRSDSSFVKQSLPKIYQNSSVIRPYDFDSDGDLDVFIGGHSLTSKFGALTKSYLLLNKNGTFSIADIGVFKLEGMVTDATWSDFNGDGITDLIVVGEWMPPRFFKNTGTKLIEENTLDLNGLWQSIEPFDIDQDGDNDYLLGNWGTNSKFKASVSHPLKMYFADFDGNGQTETITAYEKNGNYYTLERLDGLADQMVSLRKKFNTYQSFAGKTLEQVFDKKALGKAALLTTSELQSGYLKNEQGQFTFVPFKAELQVSPIIDFTIYDFDGNGTEEALAAGNYFGVKPYQGRFDSFPGALIKNENDVILGNRIGLDLTQKSVRHLTILERGNKKFLLVTYNNDKAEVYEFNNEK from the coding sequence ATGAGTAAACAGCTGACATATATTGTATGTTTGGTCTTGGTGTTTGGTTGCAAAAAAGGAGGTGAGCTGTTTGAAAATCCATCTTCGAAAAAAACAGGAATCACCTTTTCGAATACCCTTACCGAGTCAGATGACTTGAATATCCTTGACTACCTTTATTTTTATAATGGTGGCGGAGTAGCGGTCGGCGACATCAACAACGATGGCTTGATAGATGTTTTTTTCAGCGGCAACCAAATCAAGAACAAACTGTACCTAAATAAAGGGAACCTAGAATTTGAAGACATATCAGGGCAAGCGGGCATTCAGGGCAACAGCAGCTGGAACACAGGTTCAGTGATGGGCGATGTAAACGGCGATGGCCTTTTGGATATCTACGTATGTGCCATGGTCGGCATCAATGGTTTTCGGGGCCATAACGAGTTGTACATCAACAATGGCGACCTAACATTTACTGAAAAATCCAGTCTGTATGGCCTAGACTTTGACTCTTACAGTTCATCAGCGGCCTTTTTGGATTTTGACCTTGATGGCGACCTTGACCTATACCTGTTGAACCATGCCGTACACACCTCCGAATCATATGGTAAAGCCGAGCTACGTCTCCAACGAAACTATGAAACGGGTGACAAATTGTTGCGTAATGATAATGGTAAATTTGTAGACATCAGTGAAAAAGCTGGTATTTATGGGGGTGTCAATGGTTATGGTCTAGGGGTGGCCATTTCTGATTTCAATCAAGATGGATATCCTGACATTTATATCGGTAATGATTTTCATGAAGACGACTATTATTATTTAAACAATGGTGATGGCACCTTTACCGAAAGCCTGAAACAGTATTTTGGGCATACGAGCCGCTTCTCTATGGGCAATGATGTAGCCGATGTCAACCATGATGGTTTGCCCGATCTGATTTCTTTGGATATGCTTCCAGAAAATGAAGTGACCTTGAAATCTTCGGAAGGGGATGATAATATTCAAATCCAAAAATTACGTGTTGAACGATACGGATACCACTATCAGTTTACTCGTAATATGCTCTATATTAATCAGCCTGATGGAAACTTTTTGGAAACGGCCATGATGAGTGGCTTGGCCGCCACTGATTGGAGCTGGAGTGCTCTTTTCTCCGATTTTGACCAAGACGGGCAGCAAGATCTTTTTATCTCGAATGGCATACCGAAAAGGCCCAATGACCTTGATTACATTAAATTTTTGTCGAGCGACCAAATACGGAACAAAATAAACAATACCAAATTGGTCGATCAAAAGGCGCTGGACATGATGCCCTCAGGGGCGGTTCACAACTATGTTTTCAAGGGAAAAGAAAATCTGCGGTTCGAGAACAAATCAAATCGATGGATTCGTCCTGACACCCTGATTTCTGGAGCTACCGCCTGGGGAGATCTTGATAATGATGGTGACATTGATCTTATCACCAACAATCTAAATGCCCTGGCCACTCTATACATCAACCAAACCGATGACAAATCAAATTACCTAAAGCTGCGCTTCAACTACAAAGACAAAAATCCATTCGGAATCGGAACCAAGGTCATTTCATACCATAACGATAAACTACAGTTCAAAGAACTCTATACTTGTAGGGGGTTTCAGGCTTCTTCAGAACCTATCATCCATTTTGGGTATGGCAAATCTGAAAGAATCGACTCGCTTAAAATCATATGGCCAGATAAGACCTATCAGGTACTCAAAGATGTTACGGTGAACCAAACCCTTGACATCTCACCAAACAACACTATGGCTTTCGATTACAAAACGTTGCAGCCAAAAAAGCAACAGCTCTTTACCAAAGTTGAAGGTAATCTGGGCATTGACTTTGAACATGTCGAAGATTCATATATCGACTTCAATCGTGAAAAATTGATTCCGTATAAACTATCTGATAGAGGACCGGCCGTAGCAGTGGGCGATTTAAATGGAGATGGTGACGATGACATTTATTTTGGTGGTTCAAAATTTATGCCCGCGAAGATATATATAGCTCAAGATTCTGTTTTCGCTGAAAAAAGATGGCCAGAAATGGTACAAGATTCCATTCAAGAAATTATCGATGCCGAAATCGCCGATTTCAATGATGACGACAGAAATGATATTTTCCTTTCTACAGGTGGAGGTGACTTTTATGGGTCATCACCCGTACTATTGGACGCCTATTTTGTACGAAGTGACTCCTCTTTTGTCAAGCAGTCTTTGCCTAAAATATACCAAAACAGTTCTGTGATCAGACCCTATGATTTTGATAGTGATGGTGATTTGGACGTTTTCATTGGAGGACACTCCCTAACCTCAAAATTCGGTGCTTTGACCAAGTCATATCTATTGCTGAACAAGAACGGCACATTTAGTATTGCAGATATCGGGGTATTCAAATTAGAAGGCATGGTTACCGATGCTACATGGAGTGATTTCAATGGCGATGGCATCACGGATCTAATTGTGGTGGGTGAATGGATGCCTCCACGCTTTTTTAAAAATACAGGAACAAAGTTGATCGAAGAAAATACGCTTGACTTGAATGGCCTCTGGCAAAGTATTGAGCCTTTTGATATTGATCAAGATGGCGATAATGATTATTTATTGGGAAATTGGGGAACCAACTCAAAATTCAAGGCCTCTGTTTCCCATCCGTTGAAAATGTACTTTGCCGATTTTGATGGCAATGGGCAAACAGAGACCATTACAGCCTATGAAAAGAATGGCAACTACTACACATTGGAAAGATTGGACGGACTGGCCGATCAAATGGTTTCCCTTCGAAAAAAATTCAATACCTATCAATCGTTTGCCGGAAAAACACTCGAACAAGTATTTGATAAAAAAGCACTGGGCAAAGCAGCACTATTGACCACAAGCGAGCTGCAATCAGGATATCTCAAAAATGAACAAGGGCAATTCACTTTTGTGCCGTTTAAGGCAGAATTGCAGGTTTCTCCCATCATAGATTTTACAATCTATGATTTTGATGGTAATGGCACTGAAGAGGCGCTTGCAGCAGGCAACTATTTTGGGGTGAAGCCCTACCAAGGTAGATTTGACAGTTTTCCCGGGGCCTTGATAAAAAATGAAAATGATGTAATTTTGGGCAATCGAATCGGTCTAGACCTAACCCAAAAATCTGTTCGCCACCTGACCATACTTGAGCGTGGCAATAAAAAATTTCTGCTTGTGACCTACAACAATGATAAAGCAGAGGTATACGAATTCAATAATGAAAAATAA